A single window of Salvia splendens isolate huo1 chromosome 6, SspV2, whole genome shotgun sequence DNA harbors:
- the LOC121806899 gene encoding WAT1-related protein At4g30420-like, which yields MGLEYYKPIIVMLGCQLLYAGTNLFVRAALLEKMSSSVFVVYRQFIGFLLMAPFAYFSRKGKDGCLNWKSFWLIFLLSFVGVTANHNSYYMGMTLVSTSVASAMYNLAPAITFLMAYTMGLEKVGRSWGSFAKIIGTVVCVSGAAVMALLEGPKLLEVAVGVGDDHTRVIGCLLIFASSCCWSFALILQARVNESYPDYVSMTALMCLMASVQSGIFTMIVAPSMDVWKLTTPIQIFSCLFAGMTSAITFFAQAWCVARRGPLFSALFQPLCTVIVTVLGYIFLHEDLYLGSVTGGVAVIIGLYIVLWGKAKDNSSSTEEMIKKTLDPQICESCKIDLEEPLLPEKPSN from the exons ATGggattggaatattacaagcccATAATTGTGATGTTAGGATGTCAGTTGTTGTATGCAGGTACAAATCTATTTGTTAGAGCTGCCCTTTTGGAAAAGATGAGCTCTAGCGTCTTTGTTGTCTACAGACAATTTATTGGTTTCTTGCTTATGGCCCCTTTTGCTTATTTTTCAcg GAAAGGAAAAGATGGTTGTTTGAATTGGAAGAGCTTTTGGTTGATATTTTTGCTCTCTTTTGTGGG TGTGACAGCTAACCACAACTCATACTACATGGGCATGACTCTAGTCTCAACATCAGTGGCAAGTGCCATGTACAATTTGGCGCCTGCCATCACCTTTCTTATGGCTTACACCATGGG CTTAGAAAAAGTTGGGCGAAGTTGGGGTAGCTTTGCTAAGATTATTGGAACAGTTGTGTGTGTGAGTGGTGCTGCTGTGATGGCCCTTCTAGAAGGTCCCAAATTACTTGAAGTGGCAGTTGGAGTTGGAGATGATCACACAAGAGTGATTGGCTGCTTGCTCATCTTTGCTAGCTCATGTTGCTGGTCCTTTGCCCTAATTTTGCAG GCGCGTGTAAACGAGTCCTACCCAGACTATGTTTCGATGACGGCATTGATGTGCCTAATGGCATCGGTGCAATCGGGAATCTTCACGATGATTGTAGCGCCGAGTATGGATGTGTGGAAACTCACTACCCcaattcaaatattttcttgCCTATTTGCG ggtatgACTTCAGCAATAACTTTCTTCGCTCAAGCATGGTGTGTAGCAAGAAGAGGACCCCTTTTCTCAGCTCTGTTTCAGCCCCTATGTACAGTCATTGTGACAGTTCTTGGCTACATCTTCTTGCATGAAGACTTGTACCTTGGAAG TGTGACAGGAGGAGTGGCAGTGATAATTGGACTATACATTGTGCTATGGGGTAAAGCAAAAGACAATAGTAGTAGCACGGAAGAGATGATAAAGAAAACATTGGATCCCCAAATATGTGAAAGTTGCAAAATTGATTTGGAGGAGCCCCTTTTGCCTGAAAAACCTTCGAATTGA
- the LOC121807393 gene encoding WAT1-related protein At4g30420-like — MGFENYKPIIVMVMCQCAYAGLILSGRVALLEDFSSRVFVVYRQIVAFLLIAPFAYFSRRGTTGCGMDWKSFWSIFLLSLIGVTINQNMYFEGLYLASSTAASALVNLVPAITFVIAYCLGMEKVDLGNVRSWAKIMGTVFCVSGAVVMATVKGPKLLGMELILGEQDTWFVGCLFLLASACSWSLWLILQVHVTAYYPDHLSLTTWMCLIAAVQSAILTFIIEPGFNTWKLTSHVQLFSCFVAGVASVVTIFGQAWCIPRRGALFCAMFNPLCTLIVAIFACIFTHEDLYTGSLTGGLAVIIGLYTVLWGKAKDHVEIKNTTNGENGSVIDDLEHPLLSEN; from the exons atggggTTCGAAAATTATAAGCCTATAATAGTTATGGTAATGTGTCAATGTGCATATGCAGGACTTATTCTAAGTGGGAGAGTAGCACTCTTGGAGGACTTCAGCTCAAGAGTTTTTGTTGTTTACAGACAAATTGTTGCTTTCTTGCTTATTGCTCCTTTTGCTTATTTCTCAAG GAGAGGAACAACAGGATGTGGTATGGATTGGAAGAGCTTCTGGTCAATATTTTTGCTTTCTTTGATTGG TGTGACAATCAACCAGAATATGTATTTTGAGGGATTGTATTTGGCCTCATCCACGGCAGCTAGTGCTTTGGTCAATTTGGTGCCTGCAATAACCTTTGTTATTGCCTATTGCTTGGG GATGGAAAAAGTTGATCTTGGAAATGTGAGAAGTTGGGCTAAGATTATGGGAACAGTTTTTTGTGTAAGTGGTGCTGTTGTAATGGCAACAGTAAAAGGTCCAAAATTACTAGGAATGGAATTAATTTTGGGAGAACAAGACACCTGGTTCGTAGGCTGCTTATTTCTTCTTGCTAGCGCATGTTCCTGGTCGCTCTGGCTTATTTTGCAg GTGCATGTAACAGCTTACTACCCAGATCATCTGTCTTTAACAACATGGATGTGCTTAATCGCAGCCGTCCAATCTGCCATATTGACATTCATCATCGAGCCTGGTTTCAACACATGGAAACTCACCTCCCATGTTCAACTTTTTAGCTGCTTCGTTGCA GGTGTGGCGTCGGTGGTGACAATCTTTGGTCAAGCATGGTGCATACCGAGAAGAGGGGCTCTCTTTTGCGCCATGTTCAATCCTCTGTGTACACTCATCGTCGCAATCTTCGCCTGCATTTTCACGCACGAAGACTTGTACACCGGAAG CCTCACTGGTGGATTGGCGGTAATAATTGGATTGTATACGGTGCTTTGGGGAAAAGCAAAAGACCATGTAGAAATCAAGAATACTACTAATGGTGAAAATGGGAGCGTAATAGATGACTTGGAACACCCTCTTTTGTCTGAAAATTGA